The following are encoded in a window of Chromatiales bacterium genomic DNA:
- a CDS encoding response regulator, whose product MTINKVLLVDDSPADLAHIRTIVSGAGYSVVTATSGKEAVELARAERPDLIFMDIVMEGADGYEACRQITKGGETRNIPVVFVSSKNQKADRVWAELQGGKALISKPFTPDQILDQIRALN is encoded by the coding sequence ATGACGATCAACAAGGTGCTTCTGGTAGACGACTCTCCCGCCGATCTGGCGCATATCCGTACCATCGTGAGCGGCGCGGGCTACAGCGTGGTGACGGCCACCTCGGGCAAGGAGGCCGTGGAACTGGCCCGGGCCGAACGGCCCGACCTCATCTTCATGGACATCGTGATGGAAGGGGCCGACGGCTACGAGGCCTGCCGGCAGATCACGAAAGGCGGCGAGACACGCAATATCCCGGTGGTCTTCGTCAGCAGCAAGAACCAGAAGGCCGACCGGGTCTGGGCCGAGCTGCAGGGGGGCAAGGCACTGATCAGCAAGCCCTTCACCCCCGACCAGATACTCGACCAGATCCGGGCGCTGAACTGA
- a CDS encoding chemotaxis protein CheW, whose amino-acid sequence MQTDDNREWLDPRTALSRFSFDPGLLERPVTEEREIPRYGYRIGSFNLLVARGVNSEVMQLPAVSRIPSMPAHLRGIANIRGHLVPVMDLHHLLQTGRDGSREQRCLMIDSGAHVLAVLIDGYPVTVRLAEGMRSLTLPGVIGEHAAVRASAEGGLWIDLDHRALFRSLSAA is encoded by the coding sequence ATGCAGACAGACGACAACAGGGAATGGCTGGACCCGCGTACGGCGCTGAGCCGTTTCTCCTTCGACCCGGGGCTGCTGGAACGCCCCGTGACGGAGGAGCGCGAGATTCCACGCTACGGCTACCGCATCGGTTCCTTCAACCTGCTGGTGGCGCGCGGCGTGAACAGCGAGGTGATGCAGCTGCCGGCCGTCAGTCGCATTCCCTCCATGCCGGCGCATCTGCGGGGCATTGCCAACATCCGCGGACACCTGGTGCCGGTAATGGACCTGCATCACCTGCTCCAGACCGGACGGGACGGCAGCCGCGAGCAACGCTGCCTGATGATCGACAGTGGCGCCCACGTGCTGGCCGTGCTCATCGATGGCTACCCGGTGACGGTGCGACTTGCCGAGGGCATGCGCAGTCTGACACTGCCGGGCGTGATCGGCGAGCATGCCGCGGTCCGTGCGTCAGCGGAGGGTGGTCTGTGGATCGACCTCGATCATCGCGCCCTGTTCCGGTCGCTGTCGGCGGCGTAG
- a CDS encoding chemotaxis protein CheW has protein sequence MPEPRPVAPAFLRFDLCGQPFALRQSCLVSLEYIEDVVMSEAEDAVRGEIRLGSRMIPVFELAAWLLPEVLDDEAGRRMALVIRAGETVFAFLVDAAQAVAAQGLRLHELPACMQGAGPYEGVLEHRPAAGEIELAPALDADRLAGLLPLSAAVPASRPGSLQP, from the coding sequence ATGCCTGAGCCCCGCCCCGTCGCCCCCGCCTTTCTGCGTTTCGATCTCTGCGGCCAGCCCTTCGCCTTGCGCCAGTCGTGCCTGGTCTCGCTGGAGTACATCGAGGACGTGGTGATGAGCGAGGCGGAAGACGCTGTCCGCGGCGAGATCCGTCTCGGTTCACGCATGATCCCGGTCTTCGAACTGGCGGCGTGGCTGTTGCCGGAGGTGCTGGACGATGAGGCCGGCCGGCGCATGGCGCTGGTGATCCGGGCCGGCGAGACCGTGTTCGCCTTCCTGGTGGATGCGGCCCAGGCCGTTGCCGCACAGGGGCTGCGACTGCACGAGCTGCCTGCGTGCATGCAGGGTGCCGGTCCCTACGAGGGCGTGCTCGAGCACCGTCCGGCCGCGGGCGAGATCGAACTGGCCCCGGCACTGGATGCCGACCGCCTGGCCGGGCTGTTGCCCCTGTCCGCCGCAGTCCCGGCATCGCGACCGGGGAGTCTCCAGCCTTGA
- a CDS encoding HAMP domain-containing protein yields MNIIERFNPIRRLRIGLRLMVLIAAQILILMIIGVAAITGLQFAASTTGELNETVSEQVQLNRIATVVQGGLLGTANDVYRGTITWGEANRRLAESQQAFDQRWAEYVEQTGRRDEAATAPLQQGMNGVHAAFAELTKLIAREDRANLSLYVLNDLDASVAPFLTRLESRIAAGQQASQEQFAASTAANAAFLYGALALVLIGGLFAALLGWVIYRSIVNPIRDIADTVERISEGDYSARTDVVSHDELGDLAQAFNRLLDERVNALVKAERESERLNNSVIGLIKAVSQLAQQRDLTVRAPVSEDITGAIGDSLNLLANETANILLGVREISHQVAQVSQQVKSQSDTVIEVARQEYDEVLTTADLLRQSVNAMAHIAEDARLANERADRASKNTDEAAESVIKSVQGINSIRETISETEKRIKRLGERSQEITGIVNLIGSIAERTHILALNASMHAASAGEAGRGFAVVADEVQRLAENAREATAQISTLVNNIRVETADTVQTMNLAITQVAEGTRLAERAGDSMRQTRAATEELVSSVQQIATSSDAQASASRALLERARQIQSSTEKTGKELQAQTQSTEALVRFADRLVQAIGVFRLPQPRTEKFGDTQQIESMDEARRVG; encoded by the coding sequence ATGAACATCATCGAACGGTTCAATCCCATACGTCGGCTGCGCATCGGCTTGCGGCTCATGGTGCTGATCGCGGCCCAGATCCTGATCCTGATGATCATCGGCGTGGCCGCGATCACCGGTCTGCAGTTCGCGGCCTCCACGACCGGCGAGCTCAACGAGACGGTGTCCGAACAGGTGCAGCTCAACCGCATCGCCACCGTGGTGCAGGGCGGGCTGCTCGGTACGGCCAACGACGTCTATCGTGGCACCATCACCTGGGGTGAGGCGAACAGGCGGCTGGCCGAGTCGCAGCAGGCCTTCGACCAGCGCTGGGCGGAATACGTGGAACAGACCGGCCGGCGCGACGAGGCCGCCACGGCACCACTGCAGCAGGGCATGAACGGTGTGCATGCCGCCTTTGCCGAGCTGACCAAGCTGATCGCGCGCGAGGACCGCGCCAACCTCTCGCTCTACGTGCTCAACGACCTGGATGCCTCGGTGGCGCCCTTCCTCACCCGCCTGGAATCACGTATCGCGGCCGGTCAGCAGGCCTCGCAGGAACAGTTCGCGGCCTCCACGGCGGCCAACGCGGCCTTTCTCTACGGGGCCCTGGCGCTGGTGCTGATCGGCGGGCTGTTTGCCGCCCTGCTGGGCTGGGTCATCTACCGTTCCATCGTCAACCCGATTCGCGATATCGCCGACACGGTGGAGCGTATCTCGGAGGGGGATTACAGTGCCCGTACCGACGTGGTCTCGCACGACGAACTGGGCGACCTGGCGCAGGCCTTCAACAGGCTGCTGGATGAGCGCGTGAATGCCCTGGTCAAGGCCGAACGGGAGAGCGAGCGACTCAACAACTCGGTCATCGGCCTCATCAAGGCGGTGAGCCAGCTGGCGCAGCAGCGTGACCTCACCGTGCGCGCCCCGGTCTCGGAAGACATCACCGGTGCCATCGGCGACTCCCTCAACCTGCTGGCCAACGAGACCGCGAACATCCTGCTCGGTGTGCGCGAGATCTCCCACCAGGTGGCGCAGGTCTCCCAGCAGGTGAAGAGCCAGTCCGACACCGTGATCGAGGTGGCGCGCCAGGAGTATGACGAGGTGCTGACCACGGCCGATCTCCTGCGCCAGTCGGTGAATGCCATGGCACACATCGCCGAGGACGCGCGCCTGGCCAACGAGCGTGCCGACCGTGCCTCGAAGAACACCGACGAGGCCGCCGAGTCGGTCATCAAGTCGGTACAGGGTATCAACTCGATTCGCGAGACCATCAGCGAGACGGAAAAACGCATCAAGCGCCTGGGCGAGCGTTCCCAGGAAATCACCGGGATCGTCAACCTCATCGGCAGCATTGCCGAACGCACCCATATCCTCGCGCTCAACGCCAGCATGCACGCGGCCTCCGCCGGCGAGGCCGGGCGCGGCTTCGCAGTGGTGGCGGACGAGGTGCAGCGCCTGGCGGAAAACGCCCGCGAGGCCACGGCCCAGATCTCGACCCTGGTGAACAACATCCGCGTGGAGACGGCCGATACGGTGCAGACCATGAACCTCGCGATCACCCAGGTGGCGGAAGGTACGCGTCTGGCCGAGCGGGCAGGCGACAGCATGCGGCAGACGCGCGCGGCCACCGAGGAACTGGTGTCCTCGGTGCAGCAGATCGCCACCAGTTCGGATGCCCAGGCCTCCGCCAGCCGCGCCTTGCTCGAGCGTGCGCGACAGATCCAGTCCAGTACCGAGAAGACGGGCAAGGAGCTCCAGGCGCAGACCCAGAGCACCGAGGCGCTGGTGCGGTTTGCCGACCGTCTCGTGCAGGCCATCGGCGTGTTCCGCCTGCCGCAGCCCAGGACCGAGAAGTTCGGTGATACGCAGCAGATCGAATCCATGGATGAGGCACGCCGGGTCGGCTGA
- a CDS encoding ABC transporter substrate-binding protein, with the protein MFLGIFALLSALPVQAAQGVTGDTIRVAGVMDLEGRSRGLGLGMKRGIEAAFAGQRVRGYRIEYVTLDDSYTPEKTIEATRSLLDQDVFAFVGNVGTPTAKVALPLLAERGVPAVGFFTGAGLLRPGVGDVVNFRASYVQETAEVINKAIDAGVPVTGICAYVQNDAYGMAGVEGIRQALSGRPGTRNIIEALNRIIDMEGEDPPRNGIGPVGVYQRNTFVSRDGYDSLKAWEAGNGVRCQVVVSVGTYNSIARFVGYSRYRGDDWIVSAVSFTGADDFRKALDDLQVHDRVVMTQVVPPLDSDLPIVAQARRALGDDFGYVTLEGYIVGQMFLAALEQVEGPMTRENFLRAVRGKVLDVGGLSLDFRRDNQGSDLVVSTYLDGGEYRAMTSGDWRRLIAAGR; encoded by the coding sequence ATGTTTCTCGGCATCTTCGCCCTGTTGTCCGCCCTGCCGGTACAGGCGGCCCAGGGGGTCACGGGCGATACCATCCGCGTGGCCGGTGTCATGGACCTGGAAGGGCGTTCACGCGGCCTGGGGCTCGGGATGAAGCGCGGTATCGAGGCGGCCTTTGCCGGGCAGCGCGTGCGGGGCTATCGCATCGAGTACGTCACCCTGGATGATTCCTATACGCCGGAGAAGACCATCGAGGCCACGCGCTCGTTGCTGGATCAGGACGTCTTCGCCTTCGTCGGCAACGTCGGCACACCGACCGCCAAGGTGGCCCTGCCGTTGCTGGCGGAACGCGGCGTGCCGGCCGTCGGATTCTTCACCGGTGCGGGACTGTTGCGGCCCGGTGTGGGTGACGTGGTGAACTTCCGCGCCAGTTACGTGCAGGAGACGGCCGAGGTCATCAACAAGGCCATCGACGCCGGGGTGCCGGTCACCGGGATCTGCGCCTATGTGCAGAACGACGCCTATGGCATGGCCGGGGTGGAAGGCATCCGCCAGGCGCTGTCCGGTCGTCCGGGTACGCGCAACATCATCGAGGCACTCAACCGCATCATCGACATGGAAGGCGAGGATCCGCCGCGCAACGGCATCGGTCCGGTCGGCGTGTATCAGCGCAACACCTTCGTCTCGCGCGACGGCTATGACTCCCTGAAGGCCTGGGAGGCGGGCAATGGCGTCCGCTGCCAGGTGGTCGTCAGCGTCGGCACCTACAACTCGATCGCGCGCTTTGTCGGTTACTCGCGTTATCGCGGCGACGACTGGATCGTGAGCGCCGTGTCCTTCACCGGGGCGGACGATTTTCGCAAGGCACTGGACGATCTCCAGGTGCATGACCGCGTGGTCATGACCCAGGTGGTGCCGCCGCTGGACTCGGATCTGCCCATCGTCGCCCAGGCGCGCAGGGCCCTGGGCGATGACTTCGGCTACGTGACCCTGGAAGGCTATATCGTCGGCCAGATGTTCCTGGCCGCCCTCGAGCAGGTGGAGGGGCCGATGACGCGGGAAAATTTCCTGCGCGCCGTGCGTGGCAAGGTCCTCGACGTGGGCGGGCTCTCCCTCGACTTCCGGCGCGACAACCAGGGTTCGGACCTGGTGGTCTCGACCTATCTCGACGGCGGCGAGTACCGCGCCATGACGTCCGGCGACTGGCGTCGCCTGATTGCGGCCGGCCGCTAG
- a CDS encoding HDOD domain-containing protein: MDKIFLGRQPIYDKGMRVRAYELLYRAGPDATAGSFDGDRATSSVIVNTLTELGLDTVLGNKRGYINLTERFLLGQAPIPFPPERVTLEILETVQITDEIIAAVRGLKERGFEIAVDDYIGGEDHDPLLAVADVIKIDLMAMDRSRLPEIVADLKQRGLKLVAEKVETQGDFDLCQELGFDMFQGYFLCRPKILDAQRIPGNRLAIMQLLARLQNPDAELDDLVELISQNVTLSYKVLRYVNSAYLGLGRKIDSIRQAVMMLGQNTIRSLAALMTLSEIYDKPDELIRLSMIRARMSELLAKQLSGLEPNKAFTVGLFSTLDALLDAPMQTLMDTLPLADDVRRALIEQTGPAGELLQTVISYERGDWESAAARRFDTAVQTEAYFEALNWADTLFAEVAGPTS, translated from the coding sequence ATGGACAAGATCTTTCTCGGGCGCCAGCCCATTTATGACAAGGGCATGCGGGTACGCGCCTACGAGCTCCTCTATCGGGCCGGACCGGATGCCACGGCCGGCAGCTTCGATGGCGACCGCGCCACCTCCAGCGTCATCGTCAACACCCTCACCGAGCTCGGGCTGGACACGGTACTCGGCAACAAGCGCGGCTACATCAACCTGACCGAACGCTTCCTGCTGGGGCAAGCCCCCATCCCCTTCCCGCCGGAGCGGGTGACGCTGGAGATCCTCGAGACGGTACAGATCACCGACGAGATCATCGCGGCCGTACGCGGCCTCAAGGAGCGCGGCTTCGAGATCGCGGTGGACGACTACATCGGCGGGGAGGACCACGACCCGCTGCTCGCGGTGGCGGACGTGATCAAGATCGACCTGATGGCCATGGACCGCAGCCGACTGCCCGAGATCGTCGCCGACCTCAAGCAGCGCGGCCTGAAGCTGGTGGCCGAGAAGGTCGAGACCCAGGGCGACTTCGACCTCTGCCAGGAACTCGGTTTCGACATGTTCCAGGGCTATTTCCTGTGCCGGCCGAAGATCCTGGATGCCCAGCGCATCCCCGGCAACCGCCTGGCCATCATGCAGCTGCTGGCCCGGCTGCAGAACCCGGACGCCGAGCTCGACGACCTGGTCGAGCTGATCAGCCAGAACGTCACCCTGAGCTACAAGGTCCTGCGCTACGTGAACTCCGCCTACCTGGGCCTGGGGCGCAAGATCGACTCCATCCGCCAGGCGGTGATGATGCTCGGGCAGAACACCATCCGCAGCCTGGCGGCCCTGATGACGCTGAGCGAGATCTATGACAAGCCCGACGAACTCATCCGCCTGTCTATGATCCGCGCCCGCATGAGCGAGCTCCTCGCGAAACAGCTGAGCGGGCTGGAGCCGAACAAGGCCTTCACCGTCGGCCTCTTCTCCACCCTCGATGCCCTGCTCGACGCCCCCATGCAGACCCTCATGGACACCCTGCCCCTGGCCGACGACGTGCGCCGGGCCCTGATCGAACAGACGGGGCCGGCCGGCGAGCTGCTGCAGACCGTGATCAGCTACGAACGCGGCGACTGGGAATCCGCGGCCGCCCGCCGCTTCGATACCGCCGTACAGACCGAGGCCTATTTCGAGGCCCTGAACTGGGCGGACACCCTGTTTGCCGAGGTGGCCGGCCCCACCTCATGA
- a CDS encoding response regulator, translating into MNQAMAVAELSPENREYLELIRAELEDITDDLVVSLEVLQAAATQPEPADTLLESLSEQAGHVANAARLIGLEGLAMAADEIAARLGDLRARLSGLTETQVALIATWPRVLAGYLDAFGEPRAADAVLALLADTGWLDGAPDDPARPGEAALASLQELLLNPRFAETEEAPARPAEVGPEDVSLAVPEGVNPDLLDGLLQELPAQTELFTAAIQHLVEAGAVEELAIAQRIAHTVKGAGNVVGVRGVANLTHHLEDILAFLDRQRRPPPHPLGQALLRAADCLETMSDALQGRDAEPADGLAVLREVLDWARLIDTEGETIFSLPMVETPPGLQAVESPSPSPAAEPALPTLTPGQEQEEAATSTLRISSLLADELLRLSGEGMITVGQLQEQLQRAARAVRVAQAHNDVLHTLASELEHLVDVRGMAGLSGAVAAPDDFDPLEMDRYNELHSFSRRLVEAVTDNIELTRGLAEQMDDLATLVADQDQANRQTQETLLKTRMVPVSTIVPRLRRGVRQAARLTGKDIELRLQGEDEQMDSEVLQELVDPLMHLLRNAIDHGIESPEQRRSLAHKPAQGQVAVGFRRQGDRLVVTVADDGAGIDTRAVEHRARELGLIQGEAVPAERDLLQLVLTPGFSTRREVSQVSGRGIGLDAVNATLRGMKGALSIDSLPGEGARFELSIPVSRLSSHALLVRLGEDVHAVSTRGVEEILPVGSGVFERLGEAQLYRLGNEACAVRYLHDLIGSGHSPGASAEHENPDLPVLLVRDPAGQRVAIRVDAVLDARRLVIKPLGPYVPRSPGLLGGTILGDGRVAPVIDLPELLQAPLVPLARRPAAEGATAGPTPGPAAESRPVALVVDDSLSARRSMAQFVRDMGFEVRAARDGMEAVELIASRRPDLIVADLEMPRMNGLELAAHLRNNESTRRLPFVMVTSRSTEKHRARARECGIEHYIVKPFGDEELLDAIQDAMEVAHA; encoded by the coding sequence ATGAACCAGGCCATGGCGGTTGCCGAACTCTCGCCGGAGAACCGTGAATACCTCGAGCTGATACGCGCCGAACTCGAGGACATCACCGACGACCTGGTGGTGAGTCTGGAGGTACTGCAGGCAGCGGCCACGCAGCCGGAACCGGCGGATACGCTGCTCGAGAGTCTCTCCGAGCAGGCCGGCCACGTGGCCAATGCCGCCCGGCTGATCGGGCTCGAGGGCCTGGCCATGGCGGCCGACGAGATCGCCGCCCGCCTGGGCGACCTGCGGGCCCGGCTGTCCGGGCTCACGGAGACACAGGTCGCCCTCATCGCGACCTGGCCGCGGGTGCTGGCGGGCTATCTGGATGCCTTTGGCGAGCCCCGGGCGGCCGATGCGGTGCTCGCCCTGCTGGCCGATACCGGCTGGCTCGACGGTGCCCCCGACGATCCGGCGCGTCCGGGCGAAGCGGCCCTTGCCTCGCTGCAGGAGCTGCTGCTGAACCCGCGCTTTGCCGAGACGGAGGAGGCCCCGGCGCGGCCGGCCGAGGTCGGGCCGGAGGATGTCTCGCTGGCGGTGCCCGAGGGGGTGAACCCCGATCTGCTCGACGGGCTGCTGCAGGAGCTGCCGGCGCAGACGGAACTCTTCACCGCCGCCATCCAGCACCTGGTGGAGGCGGGTGCGGTCGAGGAGCTCGCCATCGCCCAGCGCATCGCCCATACCGTCAAGGGCGCCGGCAACGTGGTCGGCGTGCGCGGGGTGGCGAATCTCACCCATCACCTGGAGGACATCCTCGCCTTCCTGGATCGCCAGCGGCGTCCGCCGCCACATCCGTTGGGGCAGGCCCTGCTGCGCGCGGCCGACTGCCTGGAGACCATGAGCGACGCCCTGCAGGGGCGTGACGCGGAGCCGGCCGATGGACTCGCCGTGCTGCGCGAGGTGCTCGACTGGGCGCGCCTAATCGATACCGAAGGCGAGACCATCTTCAGCCTGCCCATGGTGGAGACACCGCCGGGCCTGCAGGCGGTCGAGTCCCCCTCGCCATCACCGGCGGCTGAACCGGCCTTGCCGACACTGACGCCCGGGCAGGAACAGGAGGAGGCCGCGACCTCGACCCTGCGCATCTCCTCCCTGCTGGCCGACGAACTGCTGCGCCTGTCGGGCGAGGGCATGATCACGGTCGGCCAGCTACAGGAGCAGCTGCAGCGTGCCGCGCGTGCCGTGCGGGTGGCGCAGGCGCACAACGACGTCCTGCATACCCTGGCCAGTGAGCTCGAACACCTGGTGGACGTGCGCGGCATGGCGGGGCTGTCCGGTGCTGTCGCGGCGCCGGATGACTTCGACCCCCTGGAGATGGACCGATACAACGAACTGCATTCCTTCTCCCGGCGCCTGGTCGAGGCGGTGACCGACAACATCGAACTGACGCGCGGCCTGGCCGAACAGATGGACGACCTGGCCACCCTGGTCGCCGACCAGGACCAGGCCAACCGCCAGACCCAGGAGACGCTGCTCAAGACGCGCATGGTGCCGGTTTCCACCATCGTGCCGCGGCTGCGCCGGGGCGTGCGCCAGGCGGCGAGGCTCACCGGCAAGGACATCGAGCTGCGCTTGCAGGGCGAGGACGAGCAGATGGACAGCGAGGTGCTGCAGGAGCTCGTCGATCCGCTCATGCACCTGCTGCGCAACGCCATCGACCATGGCATCGAGTCGCCGGAGCAGCGCCGGTCCCTCGCGCACAAGCCCGCGCAGGGGCAGGTGGCGGTGGGTTTCCGCCGCCAGGGCGACCGGCTGGTGGTCACGGTCGCGGACGATGGGGCGGGTATCGACACCCGCGCCGTGGAACACCGTGCCCGGGAGCTGGGGCTGATCCAGGGCGAGGCGGTACCCGCCGAGCGCGACCTGCTGCAGCTGGTGCTCACCCCGGGCTTCAGCACGCGGCGCGAGGTCTCGCAGGTGTCGGGGCGGGGCATCGGCCTGGATGCCGTGAATGCCACCCTGCGCGGCATGAAGGGCGCGCTGAGTATCGACAGCCTGCCGGGCGAGGGCGCCCGTTTCGAGCTGTCGATCCCGGTCTCGCGCCTGTCCTCGCATGCCCTGCTGGTCCGCCTGGGCGAGGACGTGCACGCCGTCTCCACCCGTGGTGTGGAGGAGATCCTGCCGGTCGGCTCCGGCGTCTTCGAGCGCCTGGGCGAGGCGCAGCTCTACCGGCTGGGGAACGAGGCCTGCGCGGTGCGCTACCTGCATGACCTGATCGGCAGCGGGCATTCCCCGGGGGCGTCTGCCGAACACGAGAATCCCGACCTGCCCGTGCTGCTGGTGCGCGATCCCGCGGGGCAGCGGGTGGCCATCCGCGTCGACGCGGTGCTGGATGCGCGGCGCCTGGTGATCAAGCCGCTGGGCCCCTACGTGCCCCGCAGCCCCGGGCTGCTGGGGGGCACCATTCTCGGTGACGGGCGCGTCGCCCCGGTGATCGATCTGCCGGAGCTGCTGCAGGCCCCGCTGGTCCCGCTCGCGCGGCGGCCGGCGGCAGAGGGCGCGACCGCGGGCCCGACACCGGGACCGGCTGCGGAGTCGCGTCCGGTGGCGCTGGTGGTGGACGACTCGCTGAGTGCACGCCGGTCCATGGCGCAGTTCGTCCGCGACATGGGTTTCGAGGTGCGTGCGGCACGCGATGGCATGGAGGCCGTGGAGCTGATCGCCAGCAGGCGCCCCGACCTGATCGTGGCCGATCTCGAGATGCCGCGCATGAATGGCCTGGAACTGGCCGCCCATCTGCGCAACAACGAGTCCACGCGACGCCTGCCCTTTGTCATGGTGACCTCGCGTTCCACCGAAAAACACCGTGCGCGTGCCCGCGAATGCGGCATCGAGCATTACATCGTCAAGCCCTTCGGCGACGAAGAGTTGCTCGACGCCATACAGGATGCCATGGAGGTGGCCCATGCCTGA
- a CDS encoding response regulator, whose protein sequence is MREHREFRILPLGIHADELQVLRRILRISAGTARAYELTDDYRIEPGKILLVNADDRQAMHHWQTMYVADDGRAKLPTIFAVAAARLQPDAGRREIPQPFRATLVLNALDQITVEELNFIPELTIGDEAGGEETGISTARLQAMLAHRVSEAPAQYRAMVVDDSLPVRKQLEIELRMLGAEVAHAENGEQAMALSQDGDYDIIFLDVMMPGIDGYKVCKAIKRDQRTRNIPVVMLTGKSSPFDKVKGTLAGCDTYLTKPLQHTEFQSVARKYLSVRNAPAPQAWEVANTY, encoded by the coding sequence ATGCGCGAACACCGTGAATTCAGGATTCTGCCCCTCGGCATACACGCAGACGAACTGCAGGTGCTGCGTCGCATACTGAGGATCTCCGCCGGCACGGCACGTGCCTACGAACTCACCGACGATTACCGGATCGAGCCCGGCAAGATCCTCCTGGTGAATGCCGATGATCGGCAGGCCATGCACCACTGGCAGACCATGTACGTCGCCGACGACGGACGCGCCAAGCTGCCGACGATCTTCGCCGTCGCCGCCGCCCGCCTGCAGCCCGATGCCGGGCGGCGCGAGATCCCGCAACCCTTCCGCGCCACCCTGGTGCTCAATGCCCTCGATCAGATCACCGTCGAGGAGCTGAATTTCATTCCGGAGCTGACCATTGGCGACGAGGCCGGGGGCGAGGAGACCGGCATCTCGACGGCGCGCCTGCAGGCCATGCTGGCCCATCGCGTGAGCGAGGCGCCGGCGCAGTATCGCGCGATGGTGGTCGACGACAGTCTGCCGGTGCGCAAGCAGCTGGAGATCGAGCTGCGCATGCTCGGCGCCGAGGTCGCCCATGCCGAGAACGGCGAGCAGGCGATGGCACTCAGCCAGGACGGTGACTACGACATCATCTTTCTCGACGTGATGATGCCCGGCATCGATGGCTACAAGGTCTGCAAGGCCATCAAGCGCGACCAGCGTACGCGCAACATCCCCGTGGTCATGCTCACCGGCAAGTCCTCGCCCTTCGACAAGGTGAAGGGCACGCTCGCCGGCTGCGACACCTATCTCACCAAGCCGCTGCAGCACACCGAGTTCCAGTCGGTGGCGCGCAAATATCTCTCGGTAAGAAATGCTCCCGCGCCGCAGGCCTGGGAAGTGGCCAATACCTACTGA